CCGGCCCGCCTGAGCCCGACCCGGAGGGATCGCACGCCCTGTCCGCCTGTGCTAAATTTTGGCCATGCGGTCAGAAAATGAGCCAGTTGGCCAGAAGCCGCGGTCGTTCATCGAGGAGGCCAGGCGCGCGCAGATCGTGGCGTCGGCCGTGGAGGTCATCGCGGAGGTCGGGTTCGCCCAGGCGTCGCTGGCACGCATCGCCAAGCACGCGGGCATCAGCAAGGGCGTCATCTCCTACCACTTCGCCGGCAAGGACGAGCTGATGGAGGAGGTGGTCACCCGCGTCTACAAACAGGCCGCCGAGCACGTCATCGCCGAGATGCAGCAGGTGGAGGGCGCCCGCGAGCTGTTGCGGACCTATGTCCTCGCCAACGCCGCCCACATGCGCGAGCAGCGCTCACAGATCATGGCGCTCGGCGAGATCTTCAACAACCTGCGCACCGCAGAAGGCAAACCCCGCTACGGCGTCCACACCAGCGAGGAGATCTACCAGGCACTGGAGAACGCCTTCCGCCTCGGGCAGCGCGCCGGCGAGTTCAGGGACTTCGACGTCCGCGTCATGGCCGTCACGCTGTCGGCCGCCATGGACAGCATGTTCGGCTACTGGGCCGCCTATCCGCAGCACGACCTCGAGGCGCACGCACGCGAGCTGGCCGACCTCTTCGAAAGGGCCTGCACCAGATGAAGACCGAGCCGAGAACCAGGCTCCACTCGATCGACAACCTCCGGACCGTGCTCACCGTGCTGGTCGTCGTCCACCACGTGGCGGTCACGTACGGCAACATCCCCCTCTGGTACTACACCGAGCCCGCCAAGGACCCGTCCGGGGTCCTGCTCGACCTGCTGGTGACGTTCAACCAGGCGTTCTTCATGGGGTTCTTCTTCCTCATCTCCGGTTTCTTCACCCCGGGCTCCTACGACCGCAAGGGCGGCCGCGCTTTCGTGCGGGACCGGCTGGTGCGGCTGGGCATCCCGCTGCTGCTCTTCATCCTGCTGCTCCGGCCGCTGGTGAACTTCGGTGATTACGGGCGGGTGGACGGCATGCCGTACTGGGAGTTCTACCTGCGCTCGTGGGACCCGGGGCCGATGTGGTTCGCCGAGGTGCTGATCGTCTTCGCACTGGTGTACGCGGTGTGGCGGTCCCGGCGTGCGCCGCTCGAGTCGCGTCCGGCCCCGCTCCGGCTCCGGTCGGTCGCGCTGTTCGTCGTGGGGCTGGCGGTGGCCACGTTCCTGTGGCGGTTCCCGGTGCCGACCGGCACCTACGTGCCGGTGCTCGGGCTGCCGACGCCCAACTTCCTGCCGCAGTACGCCTCCATGTTCGTCCTCGGGTGCGTGGCCTTCAGGCGCGGCTGGTTCGGGACGCTGCCGGCGCGCGCCGGGCGGCTGGGACTCGTGGCGGCGGGCGTGTCGACCGCCGTGCTGCTGCCTCCCGCGGCCATGACGAGCGGGGCGGTGGCCTCGGCGCTGATGGCGGCCTGGGAGTCGGCCTTCGCGGTGAGCATGGTCATCGGGCTGTCGGTGCTCTTCAGGGAGCGGTTCGCCGGACAGGGGCCGCGCGGCAGGTTCCTGTCCGACCACGCCTTCACCGTCTACATCATCCACCCGCTCGTGCTGGTCGCCGTCGCCTACGCGCTGCGCCCGCTGGAGGCGATCGCGGTCGTCAAGTTCGCGATGGCGCTGGTGGTGGCGCTGCCGCTGTGCTGGGGGCTGGCGTACCTGGTGCGGTCGCTGCCGGGGGCCAAGCGGGTCCTGTGAGCATCGCGGGCAGCGGGCCGGCCCGGCCGTCGCGCACGCACACGTACGTGATCGTGCCGACGGCCACCAGCTCGTCCGCCCGCCGCATCGTGAACGTCATCGTGATCGACGTCGTGCCGACCCTGGCCGGCGAGCTCTCCACGGCCAGCACATCGCCGAGCCGAGCGGGGGCGTGGTGCTCGCACCCGCTCGCCTTGACCACCAGGTCGGCGCCCTCCTCACGAAGCCGGTCGTAGCCGCCCCTGGCGCCGAGCCAGTCGAGGAAGGCGTCCTCGAAGTACTCGTAGTAGCGGGCCGCGTGCATCATGGCCTGCGCGTCGCAGTGCCTCGGGCGCACCGGGAGATGGGAGATCACGCCGGCCACGCTACCCCTCGTAGAAGGCGTCGAGGATCTTGCCGTGGCGCTCCTCGACGGCCTTGCGCTTGATCTTGAGGCTGGCCGTCAGCTCGCCCGTCTCCACCGTGAAGTCCTCGGCCAGGATCGCGAACTTCTTGACCGTGGCGTAGCTCGCCTCGTCCGCGTTGACCTGGTCGATGGCCCTCTGGACCTCCTCGCGCATCCGCGGGTGCTCGCGCAGCCGCTCCGGGTCCTCCGGCAGCGACTCCGCCCGCGCCCACGGCCCGGCAACGTCCATGTCGAGCGTGACCAGCGCGGTGACGTAGTTGCGCCGGTCGCCGTGCACGAACACGTGCGACGCGTACGGGCAGGCCGCCTTGATCCGGCCCTCCAGGTACGTCGGCGCGACGTACTTGCCGCCCGAGGTCTTGATCAGCTCCTTCTTCCGGTCGGTGATGCGCAGCCGGCCGGCCTGGTCGAGCTCGCCGATGTCGCCCGTGTGCAGCCAGCCGTCCTCCAGCGCCTCGGCCGTCTCCTCCGGCAGCCCGTGGTAGCCGCGCATGACGCCGCGACCGCCGATGAGGATCTCGCCGTCGTCGGCGATGCGGACCTCGGCGCCCGGCAGGGGCGGCCCGACCGTCCCGAACTTCACCGACTCCAGCCGGTTGAGGAAGCTGCCAGCCGACGACTCCGTGAGACCGTAGCCCTCGAGGATCGGCAGGCCCGCCGCGTCGAAGAACTCCGCGATGTCCATGGACAGCGGGGCGGCACCGGAGACGAAGAACCGGATCCGGCCGCCGAACCGGTCGCGCAGCTTGGCGAAGACCAGGCGGTCGGCCAGGGCGTACTCGATCCTGGTGGTGAGCGGGATGGGCGCCTCGCGCTGACGGGCGCGGCTGACCCTGATGCCGGTCTCCCGCGCCCAGTTGAAGATGCGCAGCTTGATGCCGCCCTCGCGCCGCACGGTGGCCACGACGGTGTTGTGGATCTTCTCGAAGATGCGCGGCGCGGCGGCCATGAACGTCGGCTTGAGCACGCCGAGGTTCTCGGCGATCTTGTCGAGGCGGCCGTCGATCGCGGTCGGGACGCCGATGTCGATCATGACGATCTCCAGCAGCTTGCCGAACGAGTGCGACAGCGGCAACCACAGGAAGTGCAGGTCGTCCCTGGAGATCAGGTCCATCCGGCGCACGCCGCCCGCCGCGTGGAGCCAGTTGTCGTGGGTCAGCTCCACGCCCTTGGGGCGGCCGGTCGTGCCGGAGGTGTAGATGAGCGTGGCCAGGTCGCCGGCGGCGATGGCATCCACCATGCCCTCGTAGTCGCCGTCTTCCGGGCCCTGGAGGGAGTCGAGCGTGACCACCCAGCCGTCGTCGCTCGCCGTGCCGTCGATGACCACCACGTGGGTGACGCCGGGCAGCTCCTTCTGGACGGACCTGAGCTTGGCGACCTGGTCGTCGTTCTCGGCGATCACGATCGTGCTGCCGGAGTCGGTGATGACGAACGCCGCCTCGGCGGCCGTGTTGGACGGGTAGATCGTGGTCGTGGCCGCGCCCGTGGCCAGCACCGCCAGGTCGGCCAGGATCCATTCGAGCCGGGTCGAGGAGAGGATCGACACACGCTTGCCCGGTCCGCAGCCCAGCCCGGCCAGGCCCAGAGCCAGCCCGCGCACCTGTTCGCCCACCTCGCGCCAGGTCAGCGAGGTCCAGCCGCCGTCCGAGGGAGTTCGGTACGCCTCATCGTCGGGGGTCGCCGCGATCCGGTCGCGCAGCAGGGACGGAATGCTGGACATGCCTGGCCTCCTGGACGGGTGTCGATCCCGACTCTAAAAGCAATCCCATGATTTGGGATAGACCGGCTCGCCCTGCGCCGTCTCAGGAGCGCTTGAAGACCGCCAGGAGGCGGTCGGCCGCGAGGGAGGGGGTCAGCTCGCCCGCGAGGACCTCCCGCTCCACCTCCTCGGTGATCGCCGCCACCTCGGGGTCGTTGCGGAGCTCGGCCAGCAGCCGGTCCCGTACCAGCGTCCACGTCCAGCCCACCTGCTGGCGGCGGCGCTTGGCGGCCAGGTCGAGCGCGTCCTGGTGGGCCAGCACGTGCCGCCAGAGCTGGTCCAGCCCGTCTCCGGTCAGCCCGCTGCACGTGAGCACCGGCGGCGGGACCGAGTCGGAGCGGAGCATGCGCAGCGCGCCCGACAGCTCCCGCGCGGCCTTCCTGGCCGGCAGCTCGTACTCGCCGTCGGCCTTGTTGACCGCGATGACGTCGGCCAGCTCCAGCACGCCCTTCTTGATCCCCTGGAGCTGGTCGCCGGTGCGGGCCAGCGTGAGCAGCAGGAACGTGTCCACCATGTCAGCCACCGCGGTCTCCGACTGGCCGACGCCGACGGTCTCGACCAGGACGACGTCGAAGCCGGCCGCCTCCACCACGACCATGGCCTCCCTGGTCGCCTTGGCGACGCCGCCGAGCGTGCCGGAGGTCGGCGAGGGCCGGATGAAGGCGGCGGGGTCGGCCGACAGCCGGGCCATGCGGGTCTTGTCGCCGAGGATGCTGCCGCCCGTCCTGGTGGACGAGGGGTCCACGGCCAGTACGGCCACCTTGTGGCCGCTCGCGGTCAGCATCGTCCCGAGCGCGTCGATGAACGTGGACTTCCCCACGCCGGGCACGCCGGAGACGCCCACCCTGCGCGCGTGGCCGGAGAGGGGGGTGAGCTCGACGAGCAGCCGCTGCGCCAGCGCGATGTGGTCGGGCCTGGTCGACTCGACCAAAGTGATCGCGCGCGCGATCCACGTACGGGACCCGGCCCGTACACCTTGGGCGTAGTCCTCCAGCGAATGCACCCGACTTACCCCTTTTCTTCCCAGTTGATCAGCCTAAGCTCTGACAAGTCTTGACTTTTGCCAGTAGGGTGCTGGAGTTCTAACCTCAGCCGTCACAGGAGTCACTCCCCTCATGCCCAACGTCGAACCCCTCCGCGAGGGCGACCCGGCAACGGTGGGACCCTACCGGCTGGTCGGTCGTCTCGGAGCGGGCGGCCATGGTGTCGTCTACCTCGGCCAGGCCCGCAACGGCACCCCCGTCGCGGTCAAGGTGCTGCGCGAGGGACTCGCCGGGGACGACCGACTCGCCAGGGAGATCGCCGCCGCGCGCAAGGTCGAGCCGTTCTGCCTCGCGCAGGTGCTCGACGCCTCTACCAGCGGCCGGCCGTACATCGTGTCCGAGTACGTGGACGGGCCCTCGCTCCAGCAGGCAGGCCGGCAGGGCGGGGCGGAGCTGCAGCGGATCGCCGTGTCCACCGCGACCGCGCTGGACGCCATCCACCAGGCCGGCGTCGTCCACGGGGACTTCAAGCCGTCGAACGTCCTGCTCGGGCCCGGCGGGCCGCAGGTCGTGGACTTCGGCATCGCCGGGGCGCTCGCCGGTGGCATGAAGGCGACCGGCACTTTTGTCGGCACGCCCGCGTACATGGCGCCCGAACAGCTCTCCGGGAAGGCGGTCGGAGCGCCGGCCGACGTGTTCGCGTGGGCGTCGGTGATGGTCTTCGCGGCCACGGGGACACCGCCGTTCGGCGACGACTCGCTGCCCACGGTGATCAATCGCATCCTTAACGACGAGCCGCACCTCGGCGAGCTCCGCGGGCTGGTGCGCGAGATCATGCTGGCCTGCCTGGCCAAGGACCCCAGCGCCCGTCCCGTGATGCGTGACGTGCTGCTCCGGCTGACCGCGCCCTCGCGCCAGCCTGCCGCCCCGTCCCAGTCCCCGGCCGGTCAGCAGACCCCGGTCCCGTACCAGACCTCGGACCAGGCTCCGCTGCCGCGGCGGACGCCGGGCGCGTACCAGACGTCCGACCAGAGCGCGGCCGCGCACCAGACGCCGGTCCCGTACCAGACCTCCGACCAGCCCTCGGCTCCGTATCAGGCCGCCGATCCTTCCCCGGCCTCGTACGAGACCGTCGACCAGCCGGCGGCGGCCTGGCAGCAGACCGACCAGCCGGCGGCGGCCTGGCACCAGACGCCTGAGCCGGCTTTCGACCAGGACACGCCGCCGCGCCGGGGCCGCGCCCAGGGTCCCGGCGCCGACGGCGCCGACCACCCGGGGGCCCAGCCGGGAGCCCAGCCAGGAGCTCTGCCGCGGCGCTTCGGTCCGCGCCAGAGCCCGGACCAGCCCGCCGCGCCGCAGCCCGCGCCGGGCGGGCACTTCGGCCAGGAACCGGCCGGACATTATGGTCAGGAGCCGGCCGCGCACTACGGACAGGACCCGGCCGGGCACTACGGCCAGGAGCCGCCCGCGCACTACGGGCAGCAGCCGGCCGGGCACCATGGCCAGGAACCGGCCGCGCACTACGGCCAGGAACCGGCCGCCCATTTCGCCCGAGAACCGGCCGGGCACTACGGCCATGATCCGGGGGCGCACCACGGCCAGGGGCCGGCGGCGTTCCCGCTGGGCGCCCCGGTTGTGACACCGGTTCCTGCGGAGTTCGAGCATCAGGCGGAGTTCGAGCGTGCGGCGGCTCGCGAGCAGCCGGTGCCCGAGCCGGCGATGGCCCAGCACTCGGCGCTGGTCGGCCTCCTCGCGCCGGGAGACACCCCGGCCAGGGCGCCCGCCGGAGCACCAGGTGAGACACCCGCAGGCGCACCCGCGCCGCCGCGACGGTCCGGTCGGCGGCGCATGAAGATCGTGCTCATCGCGGGCGCCTCCGGCGTCTCCGTGCTGGCCCTGGCCGGCGCCATCATGTGGCTCACCCCCACGACCCCCACTGCCAAGAGCGTCTCGGTCGCGAGCAGCACGCCCTCGGCCTCGAAGTCCGCCAAGTCCACGCCGTCGCAGCGGCCGAAGCGGACGCGTACCCCTGGGGCGAGCCCGCAGAGCGAGGGTGATCCGAGCACGGTGCCGACCGACGGCACCACGTCAACCGCGGTGCCCGACGCGAGCGGGCAGCTCAGGCTCGTCTACGTCCGCGCGGGCGGCACCAGGAACGGCGACTGCTGGTCGGGCGGCGAGGTGACCCTCCAGGCGCTGGTGCAGCGCACCGGCGAGCCGCTGAACTTCAGGTACACCTGGTACATCGACCGCACGCCCGTGGGCCGCTCGTCGGCGACCATCTCGGAGAACGGCCAGCGTTACCTCGCCGCGCCGCAGAGCCTCCAGAGCAACGGAGGCGTCCACCGCGTCACGCTCAGGATCACCTCCCCGATCGTGACCCAGCGGACGATCTCCGTCACGATGTGCCAGAGCGGGACCAACTGACGGTCCCGCACCTAGTCACGATGTGCCGGAGCGGGATCTAGTGACGGTCCCGCAGCTGGTCCAGCAGGTCGAGGGCGGCGTCGGCGATCACCGTGCCCGGCGGGAAGATCGCGGCGGCGCCCGCCGCCCGCAGCTCGTCGTGGTCGCCCGGCGGGATGACGCCGCCGACCACGATCATGATGTCGCCGGCGTCGAGGTCGGCCAGCGCCCCGCGCAACGCGGGCACCAGGGTGAGGTGCCCCGCGGCCAGCGACGACACGCCCACGATGTGCACGTCGGCCTCGACCGCCTGCCTGGCGACCTCCTCCGGCGTCTGGAACAGCGGGCCGACGTCCACGTCGAAGCCGAGGTCGGCGAAGGCCGTGGCGATCACCTTCTGGCCGCGGTCGTGGCCGTCCTGGCCCATCTTCGCCACGAGGATGCGCGGGCGGCGCCCCTCGGCCCGTTCGAAGTCGGCGCAGGCCCGGCGGACGCGCTCGATGTTGTCGGAGTGGCCTGACTCGTCGCGGTACACGCCAGAGATGGTACGTACCGGCTCGGCGTGCCTGCCGAACACCCGCTCGAGGGCGTCGGAGATCTCGCCCACCGTGGCCTTGGCCCGGGCGGCGTCCACGGCCAGTTTGAGCAGATTGTGCTCCAGGCCGGGCGCGGGGTTGTCGGCGACCTTCGTGAGCGCGTCGAGCGCCCGCTGCACGGCGTCGGGGTCGCGCTCGGCCCTGAGGCGGGCCAGCTTGTCGAGCTGCTGGGCGCGTACGGCGCTGTTGTCGACCTTGAGCACCTCGATGGTCTCGTCGCCCTCGGCCCGGTACTTGTTGACGCCGATCACGGGCTGGCGCCCGGAGTCGATCCTGGCCTGCGCACGGGCGGCCGCCTCCTCGATGCGGAGCTTGGGCAGGCCCGCTTCGATGGCCCTGGCCATGCCGCCGGCGGCCTCGACCTCCTGGATGTGGGCCCAGGCGCGTTCGGCGAGGTCGTGGGTGAGGCGCTCGACGTAGTAGGAGCCGCCCCCACGGGTCGATCACCTTGGTCGTGCCCGACTCCTGCTGGAGGAGGAGCTGGGTGTTGCGGGCGATGCGGGCGGAGAAGTCGGTGGGCAGCGCGAGGGCCTCGTCCAGCGCGTTGGTGTGCAGCGACTGGGTGTGGCCCTGGGTGGCGGCCATGGCCTCGACGCAGGTGCGGGCGACGTTGTTGAAGACGTCCTGCGCGGTCAGCGACCAGCCGGAGGTCTGGGAGTGGGTACGGAGGCTCAGCGATTTCGGATTTTTCGCATTGAAGCCGGACACCAGCTTGGCCCAGAGCAGCCGGGCGGCCCGCAGCTTGGCGACCTCCATGAAGAAGTTCATGCCGATGCACCAGAAGAACGACAGCCGCGGCGCGAACCGGTCGACGTCCATCCCGGCGGCGACTCCAGCGCGCAGGTATTCGACGCCGTCGGCGAGCGTGTAGGCCAGCTCCAGGTCGCACGTCGCGCCGGCTTCCTGGATGTGGTAGCCCGAAATACTGATGGAGTTGAATTTCGGCATCTTTTCACTCGTATAAGCGAAAATATCCGAAATAATCCGCATAGACGGCGCTGGGGGATAAATGTAGGTGTTGCGGACCATGAACTCTTTGAGGATGTCGTTCTGGATGGTCCCGGCGAGCTCCTCCGGCGCGACGCCCTGCTCCTCGGCCGCCACGATGTACAGCGCGAGAACGGGCAGCACGGCGCCGTTCATGGTCATCGACACCGACATCCTGTCGAGCGGGATGCCGTCGAACAGCTGCCGCATGTCATAGATCGAGTCGATCGCCACCCCGGCCATGCCCACGTCGCCGGCGACCCGGGGGTGGTCGGAGTCGTACCCCCGGTGCGTGGCCAGGTCGAAGGCCACCGACAGGCCCTTCTGCCCGGCGGCGAGGTTGCGCCGGTAGAAGGCGTTGGACTCCTGGGCCGTGGAGAAGCCCGCGTACTGGCGGATGGTCCAGGGTTGGTTGACGTACATGGTGGGGTACGGACCCCGCAGGTAGGGGGCCGCGCCGGGATAGGTGCGCAGGAAGTCGAGCCCCTCGAGGTCGTGGGCGGTGTAGAGCGGCTTGACCCCGATCCCTTCCGGCGTCTCCCACACCTCGCCGCCGTGCTCCGGCTCCCCGGGGACGTCCTCGGGCAGGGCATTGAGCGGGATGCCGGAGAAGTCCGGGATCATCGGGTCACCTCCAGGTGGTCGAAGGTCTCGCGGAGCACGGCCAGCGCGTCGCAGCCCGCGTAGAGGTTTCCGTCCACGCCTTCGTACTCCCCCTTCCCCGCCAGCCACACTTTCCTCGCACCGGCCTTGCGCAGTGCGGCCGCGACGGCGGGGGCGTGCTGGGCGTAGAGCTTGTCGGACGAGCACAGGCACGCGACGGCGGTGCCGCTCATGGCGTACGCGGTGGCGATCTGCCCGGGGTCCGTCCCGGGACCGGCGCTCTCGGTGTCGAGCCCGCCCGCCTGGAAGAGATTGGCGGCGAACGAGGCCCGCGCGGTGTGGGCGGC
This genomic interval from Nonomuraea helvata contains the following:
- a CDS encoding acyltransferase family protein, coding for MKTEPRTRLHSIDNLRTVLTVLVVVHHVAVTYGNIPLWYYTEPAKDPSGVLLDLLVTFNQAFFMGFFFLISGFFTPGSYDRKGGRAFVRDRLVRLGIPLLLFILLLRPLVNFGDYGRVDGMPYWEFYLRSWDPGPMWFAEVLIVFALVYAVWRSRRAPLESRPAPLRLRSVALFVVGLAVATFLWRFPVPTGTYVPVLGLPTPNFLPQYASMFVLGCVAFRRGWFGTLPARAGRLGLVAAGVSTAVLLPPAAMTSGAVASALMAAWESAFAVSMVIGLSVLFRERFAGQGPRGRFLSDHAFTVYIIHPLVLVAVAYALRPLEAIAVVKFAMALVVALPLCWGLAYLVRSLPGAKRVL
- a CDS encoding thioesterase family protein — encoded protein: MISHLPVRPRHCDAQAMMHAARYYEYFEDAFLDWLGARGGYDRLREEGADLVVKASGCEHHAPARLGDVLAVESSPARVGTTSITMTFTMRRADELVAVGTITYVCVRDGRAGPLPAMLTGPAWPPAATAPGTPAPSTAAAPPPAPSRT
- a CDS encoding protein kinase domain-containing protein; translated protein: MPNVEPLREGDPATVGPYRLVGRLGAGGHGVVYLGQARNGTPVAVKVLREGLAGDDRLAREIAAARKVEPFCLAQVLDASTSGRPYIVSEYVDGPSLQQAGRQGGAELQRIAVSTATALDAIHQAGVVHGDFKPSNVLLGPGGPQVVDFGIAGALAGGMKATGTFVGTPAYMAPEQLSGKAVGAPADVFAWASVMVFAATGTPPFGDDSLPTVINRILNDEPHLGELRGLVREIMLACLAKDPSARPVMRDVLLRLTAPSRQPAAPSQSPAGQQTPVPYQTSDQAPLPRRTPGAYQTSDQSAAAHQTPVPYQTSDQPSAPYQAADPSPASYETVDQPAAAWQQTDQPAAAWHQTPEPAFDQDTPPRRGRAQGPGADGADHPGAQPGAQPGALPRRFGPRQSPDQPAAPQPAPGGHFGQEPAGHYGQEPAAHYGQDPAGHYGQEPPAHYGQQPAGHHGQEPAAHYGQEPAAHFAREPAGHYGHDPGAHHGQGPAAFPLGAPVVTPVPAEFEHQAEFERAAAREQPVPEPAMAQHSALVGLLAPGDTPARAPAGAPGETPAGAPAPPRRSGRRRMKIVLIAGASGVSVLALAGAIMWLTPTTPTAKSVSVASSTPSASKSAKSTPSQRPKRTRTPGASPQSEGDPSTVPTDGTTSTAVPDASGQLRLVYVRAGGTRNGDCWSGGEVTLQALVQRTGEPLNFRYTWYIDRTPVGRSSATISENGQRYLAAPQSLQSNGGVHRVTLRITSPIVTQRTISVTMCQSGTN
- the meaB gene encoding methylmalonyl Co-A mutase-associated GTPase MeaB, with the translated sequence MHSLEDYAQGVRAGSRTWIARAITLVESTRPDHIALAQRLLVELTPLSGHARRVGVSGVPGVGKSTFIDALGTMLTASGHKVAVLAVDPSSTRTGGSILGDKTRMARLSADPAAFIRPSPTSGTLGGVAKATREAMVVVEAAGFDVVLVETVGVGQSETAVADMVDTFLLLTLARTGDQLQGIKKGVLELADVIAVNKADGEYELPARKAARELSGALRMLRSDSVPPPVLTCSGLTGDGLDQLWRHVLAHQDALDLAAKRRRQQVGWTWTLVRDRLLAELRNDPEVAAITEEVEREVLAGELTPSLAADRLLAVFKRS
- a CDS encoding long-chain fatty acid--CoA ligase produces the protein MSSIPSLLRDRIAATPDDEAYRTPSDGGWTSLTWREVGEQVRGLALGLAGLGCGPGKRVSILSSTRLEWILADLAVLATGAATTTIYPSNTAAEAAFVITDSGSTIVIAENDDQVAKLRSVQKELPGVTHVVVIDGTASDDGWVVTLDSLQGPEDGDYEGMVDAIAAGDLATLIYTSGTTGRPKGVELTHDNWLHAAGGVRRMDLISRDDLHFLWLPLSHSFGKLLEIVMIDIGVPTAIDGRLDKIAENLGVLKPTFMAAAPRIFEKIHNTVVATVRREGGIKLRIFNWARETGIRVSRARQREAPIPLTTRIEYALADRLVFAKLRDRFGGRIRFFVSGAAPLSMDIAEFFDAAGLPILEGYGLTESSAGSFLNRLESVKFGTVGPPLPGAEVRIADDGEILIGGRGVMRGYHGLPEETAEALEDGWLHTGDIGELDQAGRLRITDRKKELIKTSGGKYVAPTYLEGRIKAACPYASHVFVHGDRRNYVTALVTLDMDVAGPWARAESLPEDPERLREHPRMREEVQRAIDQVNADEASYATVKKFAILAEDFTVETGELTASLKIKRKAVEERHGKILDAFYEG
- a CDS encoding TetR/AcrR family transcriptional regulator; amino-acid sequence: MRSENEPVGQKPRSFIEEARRAQIVASAVEVIAEVGFAQASLARIAKHAGISKGVISYHFAGKDELMEEVVTRVYKQAAEHVIAEMQQVEGARELLRTYVLANAAHMREQRSQIMALGEIFNNLRTAEGKPRYGVHTSEEIYQALENAFRLGQRAGEFRDFDVRVMAVTLSAAMDSMFGYWAAYPQHDLEAHARELADLFERACTR